A genomic segment from Plectropomus leopardus isolate mb unplaced genomic scaffold, YSFRI_Pleo_2.0 unplaced_scaffold28041, whole genome shotgun sequence encodes:
- the LOC121937967 gene encoding protein canopy homolog 3-like, with translation CDVLIEKYEDVIEDWYKGSQEEDLTTYLCEKHVLKGQDTACLNEDWTPKKKGDQAAIAEDKKKKKKKKGGKKSEGGDGSSEGEKTTKKKKEKKVKKKKKSKAAAEKTDGGASSDEDIQPPVPLSGQKTEL, from the exons TGCGACGTGTTGATAGAGAAATATGAGGACGTGATTGAAGACTGGTACAAAGGCAGCCAGGAGGAAGACCTGACCACGTATTTATGTGAGAAGCACGTCCTCAAAGGACAggacacag CCTGTCTGAACGAGGACTGGACCCCAAAAAAGAAGGGAGACCAGGCGGCTATTGCAgaggacaagaagaagaagaaaaagaagaagggagGGAAGAAGAGCGAGGGAGGAGACGGCAGCTCGGAGGGCGAGAAGACGaccaagaagaagaaagagaagaaggtgaagaagaagaaaaagagcaaagcCGCGGCGGAGAAGACGGACGGAGGGGCGTCGTCGGACGAGGACATCCAGCCGCCGGTGCCTCTGTCCGGGCAGAAGACGGAGCTGTGA